One window from the genome of Lentibacillus daqui encodes:
- a CDS encoding SDR family NAD(P)-dependent oxidoreductase codes for MTENDKIAIITGAGSGMGRASSLKLAENHMKVVLVDFNQQAGEETLALVKEKGGEGIFVKADVSNSNDIQRYVNQAVETYGRIDVFFNNAGVIQKPYLLADIPDEEYDRVASVNFKGVFLGMKYVLKVMEKQNSGIIINNSSSSGLRVEHSLAVYSATKHAVVGLTKAAAKEYAGKGIRVNAICPGGVETNLVKGFQKTWEETGNIPEIEYPPIGRMGEPEEIANVVAFLATSGSSYMTGSIIGVEGGLTL; via the coding sequence ATGACTGAAAACGATAAAATTGCGATAATCACTGGTGCAGGAAGCGGTATGGGGCGAGCCTCCAGTTTGAAGTTAGCAGAAAATCATATGAAGGTGGTTTTGGTTGACTTTAATCAACAGGCTGGGGAAGAAACGTTAGCGCTGGTAAAGGAAAAAGGTGGAGAAGGAATTTTTGTCAAAGCTGACGTATCCAATAGCAATGACATTCAGCGCTATGTTAATCAAGCGGTTGAAACATATGGGCGGATTGATGTATTTTTCAACAATGCTGGCGTTATTCAAAAACCATATCTATTGGCTGACATTCCGGACGAAGAATATGATCGTGTCGCGTCTGTCAATTTTAAAGGTGTATTTTTGGGGATGAAATACGTGTTAAAGGTGATGGAAAAACAAAATTCCGGGATCATCATCAATAACTCGTCCAGCTCAGGATTGCGTGTTGAGCATAGTTTGGCAGTTTATTCAGCCACCAAACATGCTGTTGTAGGATTGACGAAAGCAGCTGCCAAAGAATATGCTGGCAAAGGTATTCGTGTCAATGCAATCTGCCCAGGTGGAGTTGAAACCAATCTGGTGAAGGGATTTCAAAAAACTTGGGAAGAAACCGGAAATATCCCAGAAATTGAATATCCACCAATCGGACGAATGGGTGAACCTGAAGAAATCGCGAATGTCGTTGCGTTCCTTGCTACCTCAGGATCATCTTATATGACAGGTTCCATTATTGGAGTAGAAGGTGGCCTTACTCTATAG
- a CDS encoding SDR family NAD(P)-dependent oxidoreductase has translation MGRLDGKVAIITGAANGQGATEAALFAKEGAKVVATDLEIEALQEVVDQIRANNGESIAIQHNVASEEEWKSVVAKVIEAFGKIDVLVNNAGVSEPRTLLDISMDQWQKVMDIDLTGCVLGMKYTIPEMQKAGGGSVINISSIGGLVGMAGTSPYTAAKGALRSLSKAAAVEYAKQNVRVNSVHPGIVVTPMIEEYFDEQVKQYYESLTQLPRLGKPEDIAYGVLYLASDESSFMTGSEMVIDGGWTAL, from the coding sequence ATGGGTCGTTTGGATGGAAAAGTTGCTATTATTACTGGTGCTGCTAATGGGCAAGGAGCTACAGAGGCTGCCCTTTTTGCGAAAGAAGGTGCAAAAGTAGTGGCAACCGACTTAGAGATAGAAGCTTTACAAGAAGTCGTTGATCAAATTCGAGCGAATAACGGTGAATCGATTGCCATTCAGCATAACGTGGCTTCCGAAGAGGAATGGAAAAGTGTTGTAGCTAAAGTAATTGAAGCCTTTGGCAAGATTGATGTGCTCGTCAATAATGCGGGAGTAAGTGAGCCCCGTACATTACTTGATATTTCCATGGATCAATGGCAAAAAGTAATGGATATTGATTTAACGGGCTGTGTCTTGGGGATGAAATATACGATACCGGAAATGCAAAAAGCAGGCGGTGGCTCTGTAATCAATATTTCCTCAATCGGTGGTCTTGTCGGGATGGCAGGTACAAGCCCATATACAGCGGCAAAAGGAGCGTTACGTTCATTATCAAAAGCAGCAGCCGTGGAGTATGCAAAACAAAATGTCCGGGTCAACTCTGTGCATCCCGGTATTGTTGTCACACCAATGATTGAAGAGTATTTCGATGAACAAGTAAAACAATATTATGAAAGCTTGACGCAATTACCACGTTTAGGCAAACCAGAAGATATCGCTTACGGTGTACTTTATTTAGCTTCAGATGAATCTTCTTTCATGACAGGTTCAGAAATGGTCATTGATGGTGGTTGGACCGCACTTTAA